GGTAAGCAATGGCATGAAGCAGTATCTGTTCCATTTCAAATCGCTTAACATACTCCGAATTTAAAGCATCGGATTTAATACCAGCCCAAAACATTTCGTTGATCACCATAGTACCCACATTCTTGCCTCCTTTGTTTTATATGAAAAAAAGCGCTGTACAAGCGAAATATATCGCTCGAACACCGCTTTCTTTGCAACAGAAAAACCCCATACTAACTGCTCTTTACACAAGAAAACAGAAATTTTCCTGTGATAGACAACAGCCAACATAGGGCTTGAGAACTTGCGTAAAGGCCACTTAAGGCAAAAAATTCATATTCATATTTTACCATCGTGTTTATACCCTGTCTATATCGTATTTACATATATTCCTTCCTCCATTTTCAAAGTGCATTTAATGATCTAATTATGTACATAATACATCCATAAATTGACCACGAATCGACCAATGTGTTATCATTAAAAGAAAAAACTGGAAGGGGCATACCTATGACTGACCACGATCAATCTGTTCCTGAAACAATCCCCCCAAAGCGTGCTACGATTAAAAATCAGGATACTTTACAAAAGATGGAATGGATGAAAGAAAAGCTTAACATTTCTACGGATACTGACTTGGTCTCCGTCTCTCTTTCTTTGCTCCATATGTGCATAGAGCTGCAGGAAAAAGGATATGAAATTGGCGGATACAAGGAAAAGGGGATCTTTGGAGAGCGGGAATATCGAATGATCTCTTTGAATTTGATTCGTTAGGTGAAATGAGAAAAACATCTGCTTTAAGAAATTAGACAATTGACCTACTAAAGGAGGTTATTGGACTGGAAGCTAATATGGTTGTTCAAAATCAAGACGGAAAATTCTACGTATATTTGGTCTATAAACTATTTGAAGATGTGAACACTCCTCTTCGCCATTTTATTGATTTGTTTGATACCGAGACTGAAGCGAAGGAATTCTCAAAAAAATTCGTTGTCCTATTGCAAGAGTCGGTTTAGTAAGAATATACCGTTACTGGACGAAGAGATGTTTAGTTCGTATTTAAGAAATGCAATTTAATGTCTTTAATCATAATAGTCCAAAGTGATTCAATGGATTTACATTATCCTTGAATAGGAGACACATTGACCATATTCGCATAAAAAAGCCGGCAATTAGAATTCTAATTGCCGGCTTTTTATTTGCTTTTGCTACTAATTGTTTATTGACCAAAAATAGTTTTGTAAAACGGTATCTCTACGTGATTAATGAATATAAAAATTGCAAATAAGATAATAGCTGAAAAACTGTAAGTCATCGGGATTTTCCTCTTTACCAAAAAATACACTGACAGTGCTAAAAGAATTCCCAATAATATATCAATCTTCATGTATTATACTCTCCTTTTTTGAAATCCCTTTGTTAGTAAGATCGTTCTTGACCTTATCCGTTTATTAATTGATCTTTTTGCCACAGCAAATGATATCCAATTAATTCTGGGAACTTCAATCATATTATTTACTTTGCTTGCCAAAATAAAATCCAAGGAACGTGCCAATAAGTGGACTGATAGCACCAAAGATTAACTTCAGAACCTCGATCGATTTATCGACATCTCCTTTGACAAGCAGTTGATATATAACGACCAAGAGGATAAAAGTGACCATAATACCAAAGAAACATAGCATCGTTTTTAGCAAAAACGAACGTTCCGTCTTTACTTCATCGATGACTATTTTTTCTTGGTCACCCACTTTCATTTTGCCCTTTTGGTCGGAGCTCAACTGTTCTACTTTGACTTCATCCCATTTGATTTCAGTCATAGAGCTCACCTCCTAATTAATAAAATGTTTCTAACCTCCCGTATCCAGAATCCGATTTTTCGGCGTGCCTGAATTTGGTATCCCTGCTCTTGCAATTGAAGGCTTACATTAAGCAGCGACAACGCATGAGAAATCGTTTCCTCGGGGTTCATATTTAATTTGCGACACAACTCTTGAACCTCGGCTGGCAAGCTGCCTTTGGGTTCCATAGCACTGGCTTTGATCATAGGTAGTTCCCTCCTACTAAATGTACATAGTTTGATGCATTGTCTGATTGCCATGTTCCCAGTAATTGACTAACCCGTTACCTGCAATGGCACCACCTCCTTTCAAATAAAAAGGTGTTACCCCGTTGTTGGAGGTAACACCTTCTTATTTCATAAATAGATACGTATCATTTGTACATAAGCGTCATTAGGGCAGAATGAATCCCGCATTAATGACTTTCTTCTTATTCCATTTCAGCACTTTTAGAACAGCTGCAGCGTAGTGCTCGTCATAGAAATAATCATGGTGCGCAGCTATGAAGTTCTTGTGCAGACTTGGAATAATCCTTTTACCCGTTGTTGCCTCCATGCGAAGAATCTTTGAATATAAGCAGTGAGCTTTATATAAAAGGGTTCCTTCCTGGATAATTGCAACTTTTTGGGGTTTCTTCGTCTTAAACATAAAAAACATACTCATTCCTCCTGACATATTTTAGAAATGCAAAAAACCGCCCATAGGATGGTCTCATTCTTCTAGAATAACAAATATCCAAAAATGGATAGACGTATTCTAGGAGCATAGATCCAACCCATAGGGCGGTAGACTTGAACAAGGTTAAAGATTGAAGATTACTTACATACTATCATATTAAAATATGGGATGTAAATAACTTCCACACTACCGTCCTTACATTTTTCATCCCTTACAAATGGTTATCGCCTATGTACATTGGTTCATGACATTTTTTACTGGTTCATGATTCTTTTTACTGGTTCACGACTCTTTTTACTGGTTACGACTCTTATAATTCTTCTCGTAAATTTGCCTGCATAGGGGGGAATCCGGGTGGAGTAATTACTGACTACAGATAGTAAGAATGTTGTGTCCTTTGAGTTTATTTAAATTATATATAATAATAAATTTAATTTTAGGGTGACAAATAAGTTTTGAAGTGCAAGAAACCAGCAAATCAAAGGTTTTGCAGGAAGCTCCTTAATCGCAGCCGAAGCTTCAAAAAAGCAAACACCCGCTATCGTAGATATGAAATCATCTCGTGGAGTGATCAATTCTTTGTTCAAGAACTCTTTCCCAGAAAGGTGAAAAAGCAAGTCCAAGTCGAACAGTGCCAAAATCTTTAAAAAAACGATCCTGAATAATATCTCCATATGTCCGTATTACATTATCCAATTTGGATAATGCTTGTTGAGCCTGATCCACTAGAGGGTGCTTAAAGTCTGGTTGCCACCCCTCATCAAATACGATTAGGCCTTCGTTCTCCAGAACATTAAGTTGATATCTGTCTTCGTCAGCACCTACAAATCCACCATAAGGCGATCCTTTGTAGTTATGATAAAGAACACTTGTTGCTAGACGGTTGAAGTTGGATAAGGTTTTCTTAGCGGTTTCTACAGCCTGCAAAAACGTATCCCATTCGCTCATTTGGGAATGATCCATCGCTTTCACTTGCTCGGCATCTTTCATACTACGGAGCTTCTCGTTTTCTGATTGTAGCGCCCTCACTTCGTCCTCGGTCATCTTAAATGCCTCGTTCAGCGCAGCATTTTGATCGCGTAACGTTTTCACTATGGCTGGCGTAATTGTCTCTCTCTTTTTCATTTCTTCTATAAACGGAGTGAGTGTTTCATTATAGAAATCCTGTGCTCTGCTTGTAAAACGAACCATTTGAGCAGCTGTTCCTATTTGTCTTTTGGTGAAGGCATCACCCAAGCGCTGAAGATCAGTTGTCGTAGTTAAGGTAAGAGCCTGCACCCAAGTACGGTATGGGGTTGCAGACAATGCATTATGATCTAATGGAGGAATAATAATTGGTACCAAAGCTTGCTGGTTTACCCACGCAGCACCTAACTCGCAGAGGCAAAATTGGCTTTCCAAATACCGTGGAGTAATTATCGGCAGAATCAAAGTTGCATCTATCATCCCTTTTCGGATTTCTTCGATCCAGTTACCTCCGAATGTAAGTTCTTCATCGGAAGTATAGAAGAAGTTATCCCTAGTTAGATTGAATTGGGTTTGAAGCATATCCATAAGTTTTGTTACCATTTTGTTATCGGCTGTAGCGTGGCTAATAAAAATCTTTGTCAAAATGTATCATCTCCATAGTAGAAAGTATAGCGGTCATGTACTTCAACTAATCTCAGCTGTACAAGTCCAGTAAAGGGATGTTCGCCCCATATCCTTCCATTTTAACACATGTGTGAATATAATAAATGATCAAACCTCTCTCTTATGAGTATGTGAAAGTAGTGACAGAGCAGCTTCAAAATCAGTGACAAATGAAGTTACAACCGGTGTCAAAATGAAATCCAAATCAGCTTAATTTCTGTAACTAAAAATGACACAAACCCGATTGTCTGTAATTTAGAATGACACTTTCCGTATTTTTTGTAATATGAAATGACATAAACTGTTGATGAAGTTATAAGGTTTCTCTTTGACGTAGCTATTTCCTGCTTCATTTCAAGCAACTTGAGGATTATTACTGCCATATTAAGCATCTGTGGGATAGTGATCGTGCGAGCTCCTGACAAACGAAAAAGGCAGAGAAGTGGGACTAACCCGCTGCTCTGCCCTATAATTTATCTTAACAATAATTGTTCAAACTCAGAATCTTCATGGATAAAATCACAAAGGGGTATTCGCTTCCCTTTTTGATACTTCATGGTGTGTCCGCCAAGTGATGCTTCTAAGGTTTTGAGCTTCTGCCAAGCGGCAGGATAAAGTTCAGC
This portion of the Paenibacillus sp. V4I7 genome encodes:
- a CDS encoding toll/interleukin-1 receptor domain-containing protein is translated as MTKIFISHATADNKMVTKLMDMLQTQFNLTRDNFFYTSDEELTFGGNWIEEIRKGMIDATLILPIITPRYLESQFCLCELGAAWVNQQALVPIIIPPLDHNALSATPYRTWVQALTLTTTTDLQRLGDAFTKRQIGTAAQMVRFTSRAQDFYNETLTPFIEEMKKRETITPAIVKTLRDQNAALNEAFKMTEDEVRALQSENEKLRSMKDAEQVKAMDHSQMSEWDTFLQAVETAKKTLSNFNRLATSVLYHNYKGSPYGGFVGADEDRYQLNVLENEGLIVFDEGWQPDFKHPLVDQAQQALSKLDNVIRTYGDIIQDRFFKDFGTVRLGLAFSPFWERVLEQRIDHSTR